In one Pseudothermotoga sp. genomic region, the following are encoded:
- the tsaB gene encoding tRNA (adenosine(37)-N6)-threonylcarbamoyltransferase complex dimerization subunit type 1 TsaB, with amino-acid sequence MKIFALDTSTEQICLAYCDNKNTYSASYSGESRHIVKLAPMIESFSKLASINFEEVDVLACGIGPGSLTGLRIGIATVQGIACAFKKKIVPVVSSKILAMNFIYHVGDIVVVKHAREGFVYFSCYRKGEETVAPKILSVQEAIETVSTLENPIFVGDAKDFFKNYGEVVPSELEVLRGELLLKETLRNFEKNLVLEPHQVEPMYLQKSIAEMNLEKRLKG; translated from the coding sequence ATGAAAATCTTCGCGCTCGACACATCCACCGAACAGATCTGTCTCGCTTACTGTGATAACAAAAATACGTACTCTGCCTCATACTCTGGTGAATCAAGGCACATCGTAAAACTCGCACCGATGATAGAATCTTTCTCCAAGCTTGCGAGTATAAATTTCGAAGAAGTAGACGTGTTGGCGTGCGGCATAGGACCTGGCAGTTTGACTGGTTTAAGGATAGGTATCGCCACCGTTCAGGGTATAGCGTGTGCATTCAAAAAGAAGATCGTCCCAGTAGTTTCTTCAAAAATACTGGCTATGAATTTCATCTATCATGTTGGAGACATAGTCGTCGTGAAGCACGCTCGAGAGGGCTTTGTCTATTTTTCTTGCTATAGAAAAGGTGAAGAAACGGTGGCTCCCAAAATACTCAGCGTTCAAGAAGCCATCGAAACGGTTTCCACTCTGGAAAATCCCATATTCGTTGGGGATGCGAAGGACTTTTTCAAGAATTACGGTGAAGTGGTACCCAGTGAATTGGAAGTCCTTAGAGGCGAATTGTTACTCAAAGAAACTCTGAGAAACTTCGAAAAAAACTTGGTGCTTGAACCGCACCAAGTTGAGCCGATGTATCTACAGAAATCGATCGCCGAAATGAACCTAGAAAAGCGCCTGAAAGGCTAG
- a CDS encoding CehA/McbA family metallohydrolase, translated as MRKLFLTVLLVTVTLGFGYRFYFANLHAHTSYSDGTGTPEEAFKHAKSYVQIQAITDHAEYFSQKLNGKDKLSLIKQSALTASEDDRFLALWGFEWTGGVGHINVYCTDEWIDRTYNLNELYGWIIKNKALAQFNHPIATFGTFYDFDYDPKVDEYINLIEVGNGSWRGRTMSDEMLSNYILALKKGWHLGATAGQDNHKGNWGSSNDTRTVILTDKLTFESVLEALWNRRTYASEDKDAKLWFSCDSFPMGSIVMARERCKLAIRCEDDEPFEKLYLISESGTVTEWTVQKPYFEVEIELVTPDINEWYFVFAVQKDGDRIVSSPIWLRKLDIYPLNVRITNQPKTLNLSFDLVNISNEATEAEIKITVANKCETFTTKMEPRSKLTFNKTYSDLTSGLIDVRIDINGLLGWRGTTQIVGETMLLDVSHDNDEPKINKWLSEVSKTVGIHIELNNRYFKKVPAQKIVILPLPKKTSFAESRRLNDLEIEILKQHLSLDGKIAMIAFDGCLIEESFSRFLKEVDDRLNLVEANGSVFIGVDGRLFKQYRSNRFFFARIDSPEDVKFLLEEMLR; from the coding sequence GTGCGAAAATTGTTCTTAACTGTTCTACTAGTGACAGTTACTTTGGGTTTTGGATATCGATTCTATTTTGCAAATCTCCATGCTCACACATCCTATTCGGATGGAACAGGTACACCCGAAGAAGCTTTCAAACATGCAAAAAGCTACGTTCAAATTCAAGCAATAACAGATCACGCGGAATACTTCTCACAAAAATTGAACGGCAAAGATAAGTTGAGTCTCATCAAACAATCTGCGCTGACAGCATCGGAAGATGATCGGTTCTTGGCGCTGTGGGGTTTTGAATGGACTGGAGGAGTTGGTCACATCAACGTTTATTGTACGGACGAGTGGATAGATAGAACGTACAATTTGAATGAACTGTACGGCTGGATCATTAAGAACAAGGCCCTCGCGCAGTTCAACCATCCCATCGCCACGTTCGGAACTTTCTACGATTTTGATTACGATCCAAAAGTAGACGAATACATCAACCTGATCGAAGTTGGCAACGGAAGCTGGCGAGGTCGAACGATGAGCGACGAAATGTTATCCAATTATATTCTGGCGTTGAAAAAAGGCTGGCATCTCGGCGCTACGGCAGGGCAGGATAACCACAAGGGTAACTGGGGATCTTCGAACGATACACGCACAGTCATACTGACAGATAAATTGACTTTCGAATCGGTACTCGAAGCTCTGTGGAACAGACGTACTTACGCTTCCGAAGATAAAGATGCGAAACTCTGGTTTTCGTGCGATTCCTTCCCCATGGGTTCGATCGTGATGGCGCGCGAACGTTGTAAACTCGCTATTCGCTGTGAAGACGATGAACCTTTTGAAAAACTGTACCTCATTTCCGAGAGCGGCACAGTAACAGAATGGACAGTGCAAAAACCTTACTTTGAGGTCGAGATAGAGTTGGTCACACCAGACATCAACGAGTGGTACTTCGTTTTCGCCGTTCAAAAGGATGGAGACAGGATCGTTTCTTCACCCATATGGCTCAGAAAGCTGGATATTTACCCACTCAACGTGAGGATCACGAACCAGCCAAAAACGCTGAACCTTTCCTTTGATCTGGTCAACATTTCTAATGAGGCAACCGAAGCCGAAATAAAAATTACTGTCGCCAACAAGTGTGAAACATTTACGACCAAAATGGAGCCAAGAAGCAAACTCACTTTCAACAAAACTTACAGTGATTTGACCTCTGGTCTCATCGATGTTCGCATCGATATCAACGGCTTATTAGGTTGGAGAGGCACAACACAAATCGTAGGAGAAACTATGCTTCTGGACGTCAGTCACGACAACGATGAACCCAAAATCAACAAATGGCTCTCAGAAGTTTCCAAAACTGTTGGGATTCACATCGAACTGAACAACAGATACTTCAAAAAAGTTCCAGCACAGAAAATTGTGATCTTGCCCCTTCCGAAAAAAACGAGTTTCGCTGAAAGCAGACGGCTCAACGACTTAGAGATAGAAATTCTCAAACAACATCTCTCTTTGGATGGAAAGATAGCGATGATAGCTTTCGACGGGTGCTTAATTGAAGAAAGCTTCTCTCGCTTTCTGAAAGAGGTAGATGACCGACTGAATCTGGTGGAAGCAAATGGCTCTGTGTTCATTGGTGTTGATGGAAGATTGTTCAAGCAGTACAGATCGAACCGATTTTTCTTCGCAAGGATCGATTCTCCCGAAGATGTGAAATTCCTTCTTGAGGAGATGTTGAGATGA
- a CDS encoding AAA family ATPase yields the protein MMKVSHRDLAYKCQYLPKFKTTEEIEPAHGFIGQDRARKAVEQALEIKEKGFNVFVVGLPGTGRRSFVTSYLQYVAASMQTPKDWIYVYNFSNPSEPEAISLEPGRGRTFKQDMQQLIDEVMDALEKIFESEEYGRKKSELEDEYIQKRTKLWEELKQKATELGFAVQVTPTGVVSVPVYDGKPVTPEVFESLPEEIRQVFNENSRKLKLIVEGTLYKSRKLDREYREKLMALDKEAALFTIGAMFEELKSQYESNSLILRYLANVQNDILENLTQLRSEDQEVRQAFKKRYSVNLVVDNSATVGAPVVFERNPTYANLAGKVEYYSKSGMLFTDFTMIKPGAFHRANGGFLILEAENVLRYPYAWEYVKRCLMTEQIVVENLESALGLSSIVSLRPQPIPLNVKVFLICSPRLYYLLHIYDEDAEKLFRIKSEFDWEMEANEENVRKYLGFISSTCCRLDTPHLERAAVEKVLWYSSRLAGDKTKLSVRFGEISSLVREACNIAIKEGSKVVKKEHVDEAMKQREERVSLLQTKYDEHIKTRDLMIETEGTRVGQVNGLTVIDLKDHSFGVPVKITAKVHLGEGGVIDIQREVDLSGNIHNKAVLTIEGFFRERYSKHVRLSLNATLSFEQVYSIVEGDSASIAEVLALISAIANVPLRQDIAVTGSMNQHGEVQPVGGVTEKVEGFYRACKLRGFTGTQGVVIPKSNLKNLILKDEILESIKKGEFHIWAIEHIDQAIELFTGKKAGEMTKDGTFEKDSVNYLVVQALKQARKAEQESTKMKRRRRKKS from the coding sequence TTACATCTTATCTGCAGTACGTAGCTGCGTCGATGCAAACGCCAAAAGATTGGATATACGTGTACAACTTCTCCAACCCATCGGAACCTGAGGCGATTTCTTTGGAACCTGGCAGGGGTAGGACTTTCAAGCAAGATATGCAACAGCTCATCGACGAAGTGATGGATGCTTTGGAAAAGATATTCGAGAGCGAGGAATATGGGAGGAAAAAATCTGAGCTTGAAGATGAATACATACAGAAGAGAACGAAGCTTTGGGAAGAACTGAAGCAAAAAGCCACGGAACTAGGTTTCGCAGTTCAGGTGACTCCAACAGGTGTGGTGAGCGTGCCTGTTTACGATGGAAAACCTGTCACACCTGAGGTTTTCGAATCTCTGCCAGAAGAGATACGACAAGTTTTCAACGAGAACAGTCGAAAGCTGAAGCTCATCGTGGAGGGTACACTTTACAAATCGCGTAAACTCGACAGAGAGTACAGAGAGAAGCTCATGGCCCTCGACAAAGAAGCCGCCCTGTTCACGATCGGCGCGATGTTCGAGGAATTGAAGAGTCAATACGAATCGAACTCGCTCATTTTGAGATATCTAGCGAACGTCCAAAACGACATACTTGAGAATCTAACACAGCTGCGCAGTGAGGATCAAGAAGTTCGTCAAGCTTTCAAGAAGAGATACTCAGTCAACCTCGTTGTAGACAACTCCGCTACGGTGGGTGCACCGGTCGTATTCGAGAGAAACCCCACCTATGCCAATCTCGCGGGAAAAGTTGAGTATTACAGTAAGAGCGGGATGCTTTTTACTGATTTCACGATGATCAAGCCTGGAGCTTTCCACCGTGCAAACGGAGGTTTCCTCATATTGGAGGCGGAGAACGTCTTGAGATATCCTTACGCTTGGGAATACGTTAAAAGATGCCTCATGACGGAACAAATAGTGGTGGAGAATTTGGAATCTGCCCTCGGTCTGTCGAGCATCGTTTCTCTCAGGCCTCAGCCTATACCGTTGAATGTTAAAGTCTTTCTCATATGCTCACCGAGACTCTACTATTTGCTTCACATTTACGATGAGGATGCAGAAAAATTGTTCAGAATAAAAAGCGAGTTCGATTGGGAAATGGAGGCAAACGAGGAAAATGTGAGAAAGTACTTGGGCTTCATCTCTTCCACTTGCTGTAGATTGGACACACCCCACTTGGAGAGGGCTGCAGTGGAAAAGGTGCTTTGGTATTCATCGAGGCTCGCAGGTGATAAAACGAAGCTTTCCGTCAGATTCGGTGAGATAAGCAGTCTCGTGAGAGAAGCGTGTAATATCGCTATCAAAGAGGGTTCAAAAGTGGTAAAAAAAGAACACGTCGATGAGGCGATGAAACAACGTGAAGAGAGGGTAAGTTTGCTACAAACCAAATACGATGAACACATTAAAACCCGAGACTTGATGATCGAAACCGAAGGAACTCGAGTGGGACAAGTCAATGGTCTCACGGTGATAGATTTGAAAGATCATTCTTTCGGCGTTCCGGTGAAAATAACCGCGAAGGTTCACTTGGGCGAAGGCGGAGTTATAGATATACAAAGAGAAGTCGATCTGAGTGGTAACATCCATAACAAGGCTGTACTGACTATAGAGGGTTTCTTCAGAGAAAGATATTCTAAGCACGTTCGCCTAAGTCTCAACGCAACTTTGAGCTTCGAACAAGTGTACAGCATCGTGGAGGGAGACAGCGCTTCTATCGCGGAAGTTCTAGCGTTGATTTCAGCCATTGCGAATGTGCCTCTGAGACAGGATATAGCCGTCACTGGTTCTATGAACCAGCACGGTGAAGTACAGCCAGTCGGTGGTGTTACTGAAAAAGTTGAAGGATTTTACAGAGCTTGTAAATTGCGCGGATTTACGGGAACTCAAGGTGTCGTCATTCCAAAATCGAATCTGAAGAATTTGATTTTGAAAGATGAAATTTTAGAGAGCATCAAAAAGGGAGAATTTCATATTTGGGCTATAGAACACATAGATCAAGCCATAGAACTCTTCACAGGCAAAAAAGCTGGAGAGATGACCAAAGATGGTACGTTCGAGAAAGACTCGGTGAACTACCTGGTGGTTCAAGCTTTGAAGCAAGCAAGAAAGGCTGAGCAGGAGAGCACGAAAATGAAACGAAGGCGTAGAAAAAAATCCTAG